GTAGAGGAACGCGTGGGTGATGATGATGGCGGGCACGTCGGAAAATTTTTTCAGGATGCTGTCGGCCCAGGCCACCACCTCGTCGCGCGGACCGAACTCCAGCGCCAGCACCAGAAAGCGACCGGCGCCCGCCGGCAGCAGGCTATAGCTGTTTTCGATGTGACCGTCCTCGAAGGTGCCGCCGAACGTCGGGCTCTGTGCGAAGCGCGACACGGGAAAGTATTGCGCCGTCATGCCCATCCGATCGGCCAGGTTGGTGTAGTCGTGGTTGCCGGCGGTGATGACGTAGGGGACGTTGCCGTCCAGCATCGACAGGCTGTGGTTGGCCACCATCCACTGCGCCGGGACGTCCGAATCGACGATGTCTCCGACGTGCAGGACAAAGCTGATCCCGACGCTGTCGCGGTTGTCGACGATCCATTTCGTTTGCGCGTCGAAGATGGCCGGCCAACCGAGCGAGTAGTACTGGGTGTCCGGCAACACCACCACCGCGAACGGCGCCGCGGAGCCATCGTCCGAAGGGGAACCGGCGTCGTCCGCGATGCCCGGATCCGAACCGCACCCGCCCGCCACGGCGAACAGCGCCACGAAGCCTAAAATGAAGCCCAGAACGGCGGTCCGGCTCGGCATGGCCTCAGACAATAGCGCCGATCCTGAGCCCTGGCATCACGGGTCGGAAAAACGCACAATCGCGGCAGCCCATGAAACTGACCGTCGACGGTACGGACCTGCACTTTGAAATTCACGGCGACGCGCGCGACGGCGCGCGGCCCTGGGTGGTGCTCAGTCACTCACTGGCCTGCGCATGGCAGATGTGGGCGCCGCAGATCCCCGCCCTGACCGCGCGCTACCGCGTGCTGGCCCTGGACACGCGCGGCCACGGGCAAAGCGCGGCCTCGCCGGCGCCTTACACGTTCGATCAGCTGGCCGACGACATCGCGGCGATCGGGCAAGCGCTGCGCATCGAACGGCCGCACTTTGTCGGTCTGTCGATGGGAGGGATGATCGGCCAGACCTACGCCCTGCGTTTTCCGGGCGCGCTGGCCAGCCTGACCCTGGCCGACACCGCCAGCCGCTGGCCAGCCACCGCGCACGCCACCTTTGTCCAGCGCGCCCAGACCGCGCTCACAGAAGGTATGGAGCCGCTGGTGGAGCCAACGCTGGCGCGGTGGTTCACCCCGGCTTTTCACCACTCGCACCCGGACCAGGTGGAGCGCGTGGGCGCCATGATTCGCGCCACGCCGCCCATGGGCTTTGCCGGCTGCGCGGCCGCGGTTCCCACCATCAACACCACCGATCGCCTGAGCGAGATCGCCTGCCCGATGTTGATCATCGTCGGCAAAGACGACGGTGGCACGCCGCCGGCGATGGCCCGCGAGATCCACGACCACGCGCCCGGATCGCAGCTGGTGATCCTGGAGAACGCCTCCCACCTGTCGAACATCGAACAGGCGGCGGCGTTCAACGCGGTGTTGCTGCCGTTTCTGGCGGCGGCGTCCGCCGCGGGCTGAACCGCGTGGCGCCGGCGCCGGCGGTGCTGTATGCCTGCAGGCCATGAAGCTGCGCCAATCTCTGCTGTCCGCCGCCGGGTTGTTCGCCACCCTGGTCCTGGCGACAAACGCCCGCGCCGGCACTCGCCTTTACGTCAGCACCGAAGACGGCGGCGAGGTGGTGGTGGTCGACGCCGATCACGCCGCGGTGGTGGAGCGCATCCCGGTCGGCAAACGGCCGCGTGGCGTGAAGCTGTCGCGCGACAGGAAATCATTGTTCGTGGCCCTGTCCGGTTCACCGAAGGCCGGTCCCGGCGTCGACGAATCCAAGCTGCCGCCCGCGGACCGCGAGGCTGACGGCGTGGCCCAGGTTGATCTCGCCAGCGCCAGGTTGGTGCGCACCCTCCACAGCGGCCAGGATCCCGAATCGTTCGATCTGTCGGCCGACGGCAAGCAGCTTTACGTCTCGAACGAAGAGACGGCGGAGATGTCCGTGCTGGATCTGGCCAGCGGCAAGGTGTCGCACAAGGTGGCGATCGGCAGCGAACCAGAAGGAGTGACATTGCGCCCGGACGGCAAGGTGGTCTACGTGACCTCCGAGGCCCAGAACGAGGTGGTCGCCGTCGACACCAAGTCCTTCGCTGTACTGGGGCGCATGGCCACCGGACCGCGCCCGCGCTCGGTGGTGTTCACCAAGAACGGCAAACTGGCCTTCGTCACCTGCGAGATGGGCGGCCAGGTGAACATCCTCGACGGCGCCAAGCACACCACGCTCGGAGCCATCAAGATCGAACCGAAAGCGAAGACCGTTTTGGGCCCGCGCCCGATGGGCGCCGCGCTGTCGCCTGACGGCAAGCAGGTCTTCATTTCTGACGGGCGCGGCGAATCGGTGGCCATCATCGACGTCGCCACGCGGAAGGTTGCGCGCCTGCTGGACGGAGTGGGCGGACGCCCGTGGGGGATCGGCGTCAGCAAGGACGGCAAGCGCCTGTTCACCGCGAACGGACCGTCCCAAGACGTGTCGATCATCGATCTGGCGACGGGGACCGTCACCGCGCGGGTGAAGGTGGGGGGATCGCCCTGGGGCCTGGCGGTCGCCACCACGCCCTGATCGGATCGCGGGAAGGCCTGGCTTCTCGCCTAAACGGCGTCTTCGCCGCGTTCGCCGGTGCGGATGCGGATCGCTTCTTCGATCGGCGTGACGAAGATTTTTCCGTCGCCGATCTTGCCGGTCTTGGCGGCGGTGGTCAGCACCGACACCACGTCGGACACCATCGAATCCTTGACCACGATTTCCAGGCGGACCTTGGGCACGAAATCCACCACGTACGCTGACCCGCGGTAGACCTCGGTCTTGCCGCCGGTGCGGCCGAAGCCGCGCACTTCGTAGACCGTCATTCCCGACACGCCCACTTCGCGCAGGCGCTCTTTCACCTCGTCCAGCTTGAACGGCTTGATGATCGCTTCGATTTTCTTCATGGAACGCTCCTTTGCAGGGCCACCGATTAGCCGCCGGCCTCGTCGAAGTGATAGCCAACCTCGCCGTGGTCGGATTCGTCAAGTCCCGCTTCTTCGGTTTCGGCGTCGGGGCGCAAGCCCACCACCT
The Polyangia bacterium DNA segment above includes these coding regions:
- a CDS encoding beta-propeller fold lactonase family protein, coding for MKLRQSLLSAAGLFATLVLATNARAGTRLYVSTEDGGEVVVVDADHAAVVERIPVGKRPRGVKLSRDRKSLFVALSGSPKAGPGVDESKLPPADREADGVAQVDLASARLVRTLHSGQDPESFDLSADGKQLYVSNEETAEMSVLDLASGKVSHKVAIGSEPEGVTLRPDGKVVYVTSEAQNEVVAVDTKSFAVLGRMATGPRPRSVVFTKNGKLAFVTCEMGGQVNILDGAKHTTLGAIKIEPKAKTVLGPRPMGAALSPDGKQVFISDGRGESVAIIDVATRKVARLLDGVGGRPWGIGVSKDGKRLFTANGPSQDVSIIDLATGTVTARVKVGGSPWGLAVATTP
- a CDS encoding metallophosphoesterase, with product MPSRTAVLGFILGFVALFAVAGGCGSDPGIADDAGSPSDDGSAAPFAVVVLPDTQYYSLGWPAIFDAQTKWIVDNRDSVGISFVLHVGDIVDSDVPAQWMVANHSLSMLDGNVPYVITAGNHDYTNLADRMGMTAQYFPVSRFAQSPTFGGTFEDGHIENSYSLLPAGAGRFLVLALEFGPRDEVVAWADSILKKFSDVPAIIITHAFLYAGNQRYDHNGPPQVFSPYNYVMVGQPGTSVNDGEDLWRKLIVTNRNVQFVFCGHMVGDGTNLFGFSTGRLTSARPDGSVVHQLLANYQYCTAGPCPEVKGGNGYLRVMRFAPAERKVHVQTYSPYLDQSLTDDQNQFDLDLP
- a CDS encoding alpha/beta fold hydrolase — protein: MKLTVDGTDLHFEIHGDARDGARPWVVLSHSLACAWQMWAPQIPALTARYRVLALDTRGHGQSAASPAPYTFDQLADDIAAIGQALRIERPHFVGLSMGGMIGQTYALRFPGALASLTLADTASRWPATAHATFVQRAQTALTEGMEPLVEPTLARWFTPAFHHSHPDQVERVGAMIRATPPMGFAGCAAAVPTINTTDRLSEIACPMLIIVGKDDGGTPPAMAREIHDHAPGSQLVILENASHLSNIEQAAAFNAVLLPFLAAASAAG
- a CDS encoding P-II family nitrogen regulator; translated protein: MKKIEAIIKPFKLDEVKERLREVGVSGMTVYEVRGFGRTGGKTEVYRGSAYVVDFVPKVRLEIVVKDSMVSDVVSVLTTAAKTGKIGDGKIFVTPIEEAIRIRTGERGEDAV